A window of Phycodurus eques isolate BA_2022a chromosome 5, UOR_Pequ_1.1, whole genome shotgun sequence contains these coding sequences:
- the rps13 gene encoding 40S ribosomal protein S13 has translation MGRMHAPGKGLSQSALPYRRSVPTWLKLTSDDVKEQIFKLAKKGLTPSQIGVILRDSHGVAQVRFVTGNKILRILKSKGLAPDLPEDLYHLIKKAVAVRKHLERNRKDKDAKFRLILIESRIHRLARYYKTKRVLAPNWKYESSTASALVA, from the exons ATGGGCCGCATGCACGCTCCCGG AAAGGGCTTGTCCCAGTCAGCTCTGCCTTACAGACGCAGTGTCCCAACT TGGCTGAAGCTGACATCTGATGATGTCAAAGAGCAGATTTTCAAGCTGGCCAAAAAGGGCCTGACCCCCTCTCAGATTG gtgtgatTCTGAGGGACTCCCATGGTGTGGCTCAGGTCCGTTTCGTGACTGGCAACAAGATCCTGAGGATCCTCAAATCCAAGGGTCTGGCCCCCGACCTGCCCGAAGACCTGTACCACCTCATCAAGAAGGCCGTGGCCGTCAGGAAGCAtctggagagaaacagaaag GACAAGGACGCCAAGTTCCGCCTGATTCTCATCGAGAGCAGAATCCACAGGCTGGCCCGCTACTACAAGACCAAGAGAGTTCTGGCCCCTAACTGGAAGTA CGAGTCTTCTACTGCTTCTGCTCTGGTGGCATAA
- the ppp1r15b gene encoding protein phosphatase 1 regulatory subunit 15B: protein MTCDRTTSTAAAMERFGNRGTALLPWTKQMLTVLWEHLWVLVRVIYCTFLSVFQMFRFEVHFRITDEMGPRIQHSPTESFRFSSLFDSDAGVMVGHPNGLSDPCRGAGATEDGRTTAEALLSGLAPDDSVYVGFRGDWDIFPGFPKEALFREDSEADRDAAEFDSQESRTTWESVSTCNEALSKKTKADTVGGKAGKEMSGLRMWVSRSDSDSSWSSSDVSVADLEENERLLDFFSRSDDPYDPMCFAACTVSKAPQPVSAGTERKEGGGASSSEDEEEQWRWLDRKDDPFHPLNFKARLSNQQPQCVPEPRKATPAKRTAPKTLQRQNQRVRRRSDDVRRVPWKRPTQRCHPTEMRNSPDTQKKCEVRFSPVVEVHVMWAWRFAAAASRKGPWEEMVRDRDRFRRRIGEAERTIGYCLESAHRARMREYVDAHRNLG from the exons ATGACTTGTGATCGGACAACAAGCACCGCCGCGGCCATGGAGAGGTTCGGCAACCGGGGAACGGCACTTCTTCCGTGGACCAAGCAGATGTTGACGGTACTGTGGGAGCACCTCTGGGTTCTGGTTCGGGTCATCTACTGCACCTTTTTGTCCG TTTTTCAGATGTTTCGCTTTGAGGTGCACTTTCGGATCACAGACGAGATGGGGCCGCGCATCCAGCACAGCCCGACCGAgtcgttccgcttctcctcgctgTTTGACAGCGACGCCGGCGTGATGGTGGGCCACCCCAACGGCCTCTCGGACCCCTGCCGCGGCGCCGGCGCCACCGAAGACGGCAGGACCACGGCCGAGGCGTTGCTGTCGGGCCTGGCTCCTGACGACAGCGTCTACGTGGGCTTCCGCGGAGACTGGGACATCTTCCCAGGTTTCCCCAAGGAGGCGCTCTTCCGGGAGGATTCCGAGGCGGACCGCGACGCGGCCGAGTTCGACAGCCAGGAAAGCCGCACCACGTGGGAGTCCGTGTCCACGTGCAACGAGGCCTTGTCAAAAAAGACCAAAGCTGACACTGTGGGAGGCAAAGCCGGCAAAGAGATGTCGGGCCTGAGGATGTGGGTCAGCCGCTCCGACAGCGACTCCAGCTGGTCCAGCTCCGACGTGTCCGTCGCCGACCTGGAGGAGAACGAACGCCTTCTGGATTTCTTCTCCAGGTCCGATGACCCATACGACCCTATGTGCTTCGCCGCCTGCACCGTCAGCAAAGCGCCGCAGCCCGTCTCGGCGGGTACCGAGCGCAAGGAGGGCGGCGGCGCCTCTTCAtcagaggacgaggaggagcagTGGCGGTGGCTTGACCGGAAAGACGACCCTTTCCACCCGCTCAATTTCAAAGCCCGTCTCAGCAATCAGCAGCCTCAATGTGTCCCAGAGCCTCGAAAAGCCACTCCCGCTAAACGCACCGCACCCAAAACACTCCAGAGACAGAACCAACGTGTCAGGCGTCGTTCTGACGATGTCAGACGGGTCCCGTGGAAACGACCCACCCAGAGGTGTCACCCAACGGAAATGCGCAACAGTCCTGACACTCAAAAAAAG TGCGAGGTCCGCTTCTCTCCAGTGGTGGAGGTTCATGTGATGTGGGCATGGCgcttcgccgccgccgcctctcGCAAAGGACCCTGGGAGGAGATGGTCCGGGACCGCGACCGCTTCCGGCGCCGCATCGGTGAGGCGGAGCGGACCATCGGTTACTGCTTGGAATCCGCGCACCGAGCCAGGATGCGAGAGTACGTTGATGCCCACCGGAACCTGGGATGA